The following coding sequences lie in one Ostrinia nubilalis chromosome 2, ilOstNubi1.1, whole genome shotgun sequence genomic window:
- the LOC135081079 gene encoding peptidyl-prolyl cis-trans isomerase-like 3 — protein MSVTLHTDVGDIKVELFCEQCPKACENFLALCASDYYNGCLFHRNIKGFIVQTGDPTGTGKGGTSIWGKKFEDEFKEELKHNARGTLSMANNGPNTNGSQFFFTYGEQPHLDLKYTVFGRIIDGFEALDDLEKMPVNPKTFRPLTEAKITSVTVHANPMAG, from the exons ATGTCTGTTACATTGCACACAGATGTGGGAGACATaaaagttgaattattttgtgAGCAGTGTCCAAAGGCATGTGAAAACTTCCTTGCATTGTGTGCCAGTGATTACTACAATGGTTGTTTATTTCATAGAAATATTAAG ggGTTTATAGTACAAACAGGAGATCCTACAGGAACCGGCAAAGGAGGCACCTCAATTTGGGGGAAAAAATTTGAAGACGAGTTCAAGGAAGAGTTGAAG cACAATGCCCGGGGAACATTGAGTATGGCGAACAATGGGCCCAACACGAATGGTAGTCAATTCTTTTTCACCTATGGTGAACAGCCTCATTTGGATCTCAAGTATACAGTTTTTGGAAG GATAATAGATGGTTTTGAAGCTCTGGACGATTTAGAGAAAATGCCAGTGAATCCAAAAACATTTCGACCACTCACAGAAGCAAAAATCACATCAGTTACTGTTCATGCTAATCCGATGGCTGGATAA
- the LOC135081055 gene encoding protein obstructor-E-like: MKAFVIFACVCAVAYAQFGQVQRTSQSGNQQFGNQQYGNQQGSFASQQQPARSQSAGSCHELNERYPVSGSCDRYIECINGTAEEKLCPDGLRFNPNLNFNAYPCQYPNDYQCLERSSLQPPQPTADCPNQFGYFKLGDARNCSYFRNCVSGVGYDFTCPEGLAFNPDTYRCDWPDEVAACDAEAFLGFRCPEIPISKELGPPAGYRFYRSDESCQKYFLCIEGRPRALACGGDSAFDDLTSTCVSADEVDACPVELRNAAARARKEEKEHQALEQSLSSLTPQQKRRNY, translated from the exons ATGAAGGCTTTCGTGATTTTCGCGTGCGTGTGCGCCGTTG CGTACGCGCAGTTTGGACAGGTCCAGCGGACCAGTCAATCTGGGAACCAACAGTTTGGAAACCAGCAGTATGGCAACCAGCAGGGTTCGTTCGCTAGTCAACAGCAACCAGCTAGGAGTCAGAGTGCAGGCTCCTGCCATGAGTTGAATGAGCGGTACCCCGTGTCTGGCAGCTGTGACAGATACATTGAGTGCATT AACGGAACGGCCGAAGAGAAACTTTGTCCGGATGGTCTCAGGTTCAACCCCAACCTGAACTTCAATGCGTACCCTTGCCAGTACCCGAATGACTACCAGTGCCTTGAGCGGTCTTCCCTCC AACCACCCCAACCTACTGCGGACTGCCCCAACCAGTTCGGCTACTTCAAGCTTGGGGACGCAAGGAACTGCAGCTACTTCAGAAACTGCGTGAGCGGCGTCGGCTACGACTTCACCTGCCCCGAGGGCCTGGCCTTCAACCCCGACACCTACCGCTGCGACTGGCCCGATGAAGTTGCCGCTTGCGACGCTGAAG CCTTCCTCGGTTTCCGGTGCCCTGAAATTCCCATCTCTAAGGAACTCGGACCCCCAGCTGGATACAGATTTTACag GTCCGACGAGAGCTGCCAAAAGTACTTCCTATGCATCGAGGGCCGTCCACGAGCCCTGGCCTGCGGAGGAGACTCTGCCTTCGATGACCTGACCTCCACCTGTGTCTCCGCCGACGAGGTCGACGCCTGCCCAGTGGAACTGAGGAACGCCGCCGCCAGAGCAAGGAAAGAAGAGAAGGAACATCAGGCTCTAGAACAATCCCTCAGCTCTCTGACACCTCAGCAGAAAAGAAGAAACTACTAA
- the LOC135081060 gene encoding protein obstructor-E-like, with translation MLRFVSFTLAIVAMCNGQIAVERDPVCGTRNGFYGIEGNCDAYVECRDYRSREMQCPDGLHFDPAVAWPNYPCGYPMEVDCAGRGIAQPAQPSAECPHLYGFFPSPKATADECGYYRMCVDGVAVEMACPPGLAFNPSNARCDWPDTVSTCNAAAFLGFTCPPPPVNEIGELIEGPVNYKYEGNCFAFFSCEEGRARLLSCDAGYGFDPISGRCVDGDIIKC, from the exons ATGCTACGATTCGTGTCTTTTACTCTTGCCATTGTTGCAATGT GCAACGGTCAGATAGCTGTAGAACGGGATCCCGTCTGCGGAACACGGAACGGTTTCTACGGCATCGAAGGGAACTGCGATGCATACGTAGAATGTCGG GACTACAGATCAAGGGAAATGCAGTGCCCTGACGGTCTCCACTTTGACCCTGCAGTGGCATGGCCAAACTATCCCTGTGGCTACCCCATGGAGGTGGATTGCGCAGGACGTGGTATCGCTC AACCCGCTCAACCCAGCGCCGAGTGCCCGCACCTCTATGGGTTCTTCCCGTCCCCCAAGGCCACAGCAGATGAGTGTGGATACTACCGCATGTGTGTCGACGGTGTCGCCGTCGAGATGGCCTGCCCCCCTGGGCTGGCCTTCAACCCCAGCAATGCTCGCTGCGACTGGCCTGATACTGTGTCCACTTGCAATGCTGCTG CTTTCCTGGGATTCACGTGCCCCCCTCCACCGGTAAATGAAATTGGTGAACTTATAGAAGGGCCAGTTAACTACAA ATACGAAGGCAACTGCTTCGCGTTCTTCTCGTGCGAGGAAGGCCGCGCCCGGCTGCTGTCGTGCGACGCCGGCTACGGCTTCGACCCCATCTCGGGCCGCTGCGTGGACGGCGATATTATCAAATGCTGA
- the LOC135086336 gene encoding protein FAM186A-like, whose protein sequence is MLWTNFILVLLLPLLSRNVHAAESYFGYSRNWDLQPNSAPTEIVLEEQPTATEKVEIPVTIETAPTYYEEPIATEKVEIPVAVETEPEQYYYEEPIATPAVEVQPAATQEKIQLPIVISLYTNNVPSAQTTTVSAQPNLSQRRVLMPTRAPAPKPVYIEEKRPAATLVEPVSTVAVKTLAPEPRRVPRPVITRPTTPARTVLVTQPEPKPQPVVLAPQPVSRPLVVAQPTAPARVIEPKPKSVVLAPRPVPRTLAVTRAPTPIKVAEPQPKPIVLAPRPTTRPVVVAQTTAPARVIEPKPQPVVLAPRPTPRALAVTQPPITIEVAEPQPEPIVVAPQPVSRPLVVAQPTIPAIVAEPKPQPVVLAPRATPRAIAVTQTPIPTRVIEQKPRSVVLTPRPAPRPIVVTESPVTVIAEPKPRYVSPPVYDTTEPRQLLDYQCASANGYYGIAGDCDNYVECRKYIAVMNTCPSGLHFNSAATYPDYPCGYPSEVVCESNAVRQIAQPTEECPDQYGMYPTSDCSKYTMCQAGVAYIMDCPAGLVFNEATSTCDWPENVPGCKADLLAEYTCPALALEEDGSPSDEITKYRYKDSCNEYVACLHGQPRLLKCDEGLSFHPESEMCVDSDYVANCRSY, encoded by the exons ATGTTATGgacaaattttattttggtattACTACTACCACTGCTGTCAAGAAATG TGCATGCTGCGGAATCTTACTTTGGGTATAGCAGGAACTGGGACCTACAGCCTAACTCAGCGCCTACTGAAATAGTCTTAGAGGAGCAACCGACTGCGACTGAGAAAGTTGAGATACCAGTCACCATAGAAACAGCTCCTACTTACTACGAAGAACCAATTGCGACGGAGAAAGTTGAGATACCAGTCGCCGTAGAAACAGAACCTGAACAATATTACTACGAAGAACCTATTGCGACACCTGCAGTAGAAGTACAACCAGCTGCAACACAAGAAAAAATTCAGCTACCAATAGTTATATCTTTGTACACCAATAATGTGCCTTCTGCTCAAACTACCACCGTTTCTGCTCAGCCAAACTTATCACAAAGACGCGTTTTGATGCCTACCAGAGCGCCTGCTCCCAAGCCTGTTTATATAGAAGAAAAACGACCTGCAGCTACATTGGTTGAGCCAGTTAGTACTGTCGCAGTAAAGACGCTAGCCCCAGAACCGCGGAGGGTGCCAAGACCAGTCATTACACGGCCAACTACACCTGCTCGCACTGTATTGGTGACTCAACCCGAACCAAAGCCACAACCTGTCGTTTTGGCTCCACAACCTGTATCTCGTCCCTTAGTAGTGGCTCAACCTACGGCCCCAGCTAGAGTAATCGAGCCAAAGCCAAAATCTGTTGTTTTAGCTCCACGACCTGTACCCCGTACTTTAGCAGTCACTCGAGCTCCAACTCCAATTAAAGTAGCCGAGCCACAGCCAAAACCAATTGTTCTAGCTCCCAGACCTACAACTCGTCCCGTGGTAGTGGCGCAAACTACGGCCCCAGCTAGAGTAATCGAGCCAAAGCCACAACCTGTTGTTTTAGCTCCACGACCTACACCCCGTGCCTTAGCAGTGACTCAACCTCCAATTACAATTGAAGTTGCCGAGCCACAGCCAGAACCAATTGTTGTAGCTCCACAACCTGTATCTCGTCCCTTGGTAGTGGCCCAACCTACGATCCCAGCTATAGTAGCCGAGCCAAAGCCACAACCTGTCGTCTTAGCTCCAAGAGCTACACCTCGTGCCATAGCCGTGACTCAAACCCCGATCCCAACTAGAGTAATCGAACAAAAGCCAAGATCAGTTGTTTTAACTCCAAGACCTGCACCTCGTCCCATTGTCGTGACTGAATCTCCTGTCACAGTTATAGCTGAACCGAAGCCACGTTACGTGTCCCCACCTGTGTATGACACAACGGAGCCAAGACAGTTATTAGACTACCAATGTGCAAGCGCTAATGGCTACTACGGCATTGCAGGAGATTGTGACAACTATGTGGAGTGCAGG AAATACATAGCAGTAATGAACACTTGCCCCAGTGGTCTTCATTTCAACTCCGCAGCTACTTATCCGGACTACCCTTGCGGCTACCCTTCAGAAGTCGTATGCGAAAGCAACGCAGTTAGAC AAATAGCTCAACCAACTGAAGAATGCCCTGACCAATATGGAATGTACCCCACGTCCGATTGTAGCAAATATACAATGTGTCAAGCAGGAGTAGCGTACATTATGGACTGCCCAGCAGGTTTGGTGTTCAATGAGGCCACTAGCACCTGCGATTGGCCTGAGAACGTGCCAGGATGCAAGGCTGACT tgttggcTGAATACACGTGTCCTGCACTAGCTCTGGAAGAAGATGGCAGCCCTTCAGACGAAATAACCAAATACAG GTACAAAGACAGCTGCAATGAGTACGTAGCGTGCCTGCATGGGCAGCCTCGCCTGCTCAAATGTGACGAAGGGCTGTCATTCCACCCTGAATCAGAGATGTGCGTAGATTCGGACTATGTTGCCAATTGCAGATCATATTAA
- the LOC135081071 gene encoding zinc finger protein 543-like, giving the protein MEDSYIIANFHTLCRLCLSKSTFTVSIFGAAPDDEANVALTSKIAECFELQMDPNDGLPGRICYKCLFKLDKCCKFKLQCIQNETRLRQITTRTNELDNSNSSEVSAYNYTNSQDSTKPKPEDYIVEDSVVMVVDPSLDYDSSEESEAPEPENNEVTERDNTPEGEPMSESFFKAVFMCEYCDQAFVSQEKCKEHEQSYHDPNLPYKCVECSLVFAERSQYIQHTKQVHGNDKPYHCPECDKCFGRRSDLRKHSIVHTGIRPYQCQYCLKSFSRNTNLSKHLRIHAGHKPHVCPLCPRSFVAKGDLQRHVLVHSGMKPFACRKCPLTFGRRDKLLKHEVRHAPAKPRRKNEFENDHGNDMVVNVNPFSNLMTSPTLNPDGSHADYDLPRVPDHISGESSFVNQVKNPSTSGKQIQSSPPKPKALANKNRPKNIKCHQCPKRFSSLDAYKTHVSIAHIGSRVFQCKICFKKFPRKRELDRHAALHTGMKPFSCSQCDKKFTRKDKLDKHEQTHECLVVNMPCIECGATFEKKADLVAHIKSHFTDNFDDKSSETEMKKEDEPDFQLDDNFYDIGT; this is encoded by the exons ATGGAAGATTCCTATATAATTGCCAATTTCCATACGCTCTGCCGTCTATGTCTTAGCAAGAGCACGTTCACCGTTTCAATTTTCGGCGCTGCGCCTGATGATGAGGCAAATGTTGCTTTAACCTCCAAAATCGCGGAATGTTTTGAACTGCAG ATGGACCCCAATGATGGATTACCTGGCAGAATATGCTACAAATGTTTGTTCAAGCTTGACAAATGTTGCAAGTTCAAACTGCAATGTATACAGAATGAGACCAGACTAAGGCAAATCACAACTAGAACTAATGAGTTAGATAATTCTAATTCATCTGAAGTAAGTGCATATAACTACACAAACTCACAAGATTCTACAAAACCAAAACCTGAGGATTACATTGTTGAAGACAGTGTTGTGATGGTGGTTGATCCGAGCCTTGACTATGATTCTTCAGAAGAATCTGAAGCACCGGAACCTGAGAATAATGAAGTGACAGAAAGGGACAATACACCAGAAGGAGAGCCAATGTCCGAGTCTTTCTTCAAAGCTGTATTTATGTGTGAGTATTGTGACCAGGCCTTTGTTTCACAAGAGAAATGTAAAGAACACGAGCAGAGCTATCACGACCCCAACCTCCCATATAAATGTGTGGAATGTAGTTTAGTTTTTGCTGAACGTAGTCAATATATTCAGCATACTAAACAAGTACATGGTAATGACAAACCTTATCACTGCCCAGAATGTGATAAATGTTTTGGGCGCCGCTCAGATTTAAGGAAGCATTCTATTGTCCACACTGGAATAAGGCCTTATCAATGTCAATACTGCTTAAAAAGCTTTTCACGTAATACCAATTTAAGCAAACACTTGCGAATTCATGCTGGCCACAAGCCCCATGTTTGCCCCTTGTGCCCTAGAAGCTTTGTTGCTAAAGGCGATCTACAACGGCATGTACTAGTGCATTCTGGTATGAAGCCCTTTGCGTGTCGAAAGTGTCCATTGACATTTGGAAGACGAGATAAGTTACTGAAACATGAAGTACGCCATGCACCTGCCAAACCTAGGCGCAAGAATGAATTTGAAAATGATCATGGAAATGACATGGTTGTTAATGTTAATCCTTTTAGCAACTTGATGACTTCACCCACCCTCAACCCTGATGGGTCTCATGCCGATTATGATTTACCAAGAGTTCCTGATCACATTTCTGGGGAAAGTAGTTTTGTGAATCAAGTAAAAAACCCATCAACATCTGGGAAACAAATTCAGAGTTCACCGCCCAAACCCAAGGCACTAGCCAATAAAAATAGGCCTAAAAACATAAAATGTCATCAATGTCCTAAGAGGTTTTCCTCATTAGATGCATACAAAACTCATGTTTCAATAGCTCATATTGGATCCAGAGTGTTTCAATGTAAGATATGCTTCAAAAAGTTTCCTCGAAAGAGAGAGCTTGATCGTCATGCAGCTTTACATACTGGAATGAAACCTTTCTCATGTAgtcaatgtgataaaaagtTTACTAGAAAAGATAAATTGGATAAACATGAACAAACACATGAATGTTTGGTTGTAAATATGCCATGTATTGAATGTGGAGCGACTTTTGAGAAGAAAGCAGACTTAGTTGCTCACATTAAATCTCATTTTACTGATAATTTTGACGATAAGAGTTCAGAGACTGAAATGAAGAAAGAAGATGAACCTGACTTCCAATTGGATGACAATTTTTATGACATTGGGACTTGA